One stretch of Zingiber officinale cultivar Zhangliang chromosome 6B, Zo_v1.1, whole genome shotgun sequence DNA includes these proteins:
- the LOC121990467 gene encoding auxin-responsive protein SAUR40-like: MAIGMTSLVRKLLVCGGGAVRNFPEAETAAGLLPEGHIWVVVGTEGAAARRMEVEANYLNHRLMEDLLRLSVPEFGYSYGGALRVACDADFFLYLLDLLRSSDPAVHYMDLSDLMATFAGAGSRTEFFPTHRPLQRTIS, translated from the coding sequence ATGGCGATTGGGATGACGAGCCTGGTGAGGAAGCTGCTGGTTTGCGGCGGCGGCGCGGTGAGGAATTTCCCGGAGGCGGAGACGGCCGCCGGGCTGCTGCCGGAGGGGCACATCTGGGTCGTGGTGGGGACGGAGGGGGCGGCGGCGCGGCGGATGGAGGTGGAGGCGAACTACCTGAACCACCGGCTGATGGAGGACCTGCTCCGGCTGTCGGTGCCGGAGTTTGGGTACTCCTACGGCGGCGCGCTGCGCGTCGCCTGTGACGCCGACTTCTTCCTCTACCTCCTCGACCTGCTGCGGAGCAGCGACCCCGCCGTGCACTACATGGACCTGAGTGACCTCATGGCCACCTTCGCCGGCGCCGGCAGCAGAACAGAGTTCTTTCCAACTCATCGGCCGCTGCAGCGCACTATTAGCTAA